One genomic region from Augochlora pura isolate Apur16 chromosome 7, APUR_v2.2.1, whole genome shotgun sequence encodes:
- the Rhogap93b gene encoding myTH4 and RhoGAP_KIAA1688 domain-containing protein RhoGAP93B isoform X3: MASDGRMEWVEIIEPRTQEHMYANLTTGECVWDPPPGVPVKKTDNNQWWELFDQNTSRFYYYNATSQKTVWHRPSDCDIIPLAKLQTLKQNTEPASSSGVDNQKTTEPRKKESVSTQTQTPSVSRSTRFSHQESSNLSSSLQSGSANKTRISGVGVDLQTSPPSPSPSTRRHHHHHHHHHNNRHHRHHEVPTARRQHNHSQDSGRSSDSSVSHSRTSLESPGYRLLDSPHRHQHHRPAQQAPANQAQSSPRQHSGTLEARGHKSGTLESVKNQKSVPLGEPPPLGLSLSTSTPLFKKKTFVDSQQREGRTGNLELEKNKNGRESSRGSYGPEPSTSPYRDSLMESRLFRQEMPPYRPPEVQLSHSYKSQGEKYGSLVESSNRYHRDRDREIHHRERVNSLDKTNPSAFYPSSMHSRNMNKQDNTGSIGRRHHGCSVSLSEANVRDMYGAMLTERNEPSKSLVRGTAGVLGGASKQRSVDVGEREREREKEFRRNTACNNSIDCVQQPLARSYSFVQQQKQQQKMQQMHQQQSRRRDRDDDSMHERYLISQSHEQPRQRLSSNTSSSNSSNSSSNSAVGEETEGLTEVDDNKKKRSNGNPSPPPSSFYRIPLSDADYLLPLQHYILQQAKLSVEEGDDSLDEEGGRGEDIGGRAEDDSDDQFADDEAASNQGDSSSQEYLEDHYADLGNYDTAGLATYYNTADTLTRPQVRPPSPPNTTAQTDTRDIVTATRQVTIPTCTISTLPTIGSGVDNIDTEEARRNDSAGGGGDIEKYAQDNLNLNCGRPKGLRLLFRKKFSVRDILSWSKDPIPQPMLVVVDGEKLLKREACNLFRLVQVYMGDRKANVGMTLDSVAMDIVNTAFSKPPLRDELYVQICRQTTENPRKDSLRRGWELMAVCLAFVPPSATFEPYLEGYMNRHRDPNFQFSEVAKWPIHVQVSHYATVACRRLQRIGAHGKRQPRKATIEDIDQARIQIFRASMFGATLSEVMALQRDKFPTRELPWIQTTLTRQVLTRGGIVTEGIFRVSADADEVSALKACLDRFEDSTILAASQDAHAPASLLKLWVRELYEPLIPDSFYAECVSMRHDDPDVSAANVAALVDRLPDLNRRVLCHLIRFLQIFARHEVVARTKMDANNLAMVMAPNILRCTSQDPRVILENARKEMAFVRTLIESLETAWVDDLH, encoded by the exons ATGGCATCCGACGG TAGAATGGAATGGGTGGAAATCATAGAGCCACGTACCCAGGAGCATATGTACGCGAACCTTACCACTGGAGAATGTGTATGGGACCCTCCTCCTGGAGTGCCAGT GAAAAAGACAGACAACAATCAATGGTGGGAACTGTTCGATCAAAATACTTCACggttttactattataatgcAACCTCCCAGAAAACTGTATGGCACCGTCCAAGTGATTGTGACATCATACCGCTAGCAAAGCTCCAG ACGTTGAAACAGAATACAGAGCCGGCAAGCAGCAGCGGAGTGGACAACCAGAAGACAACCGAgccaagaaagaaagaatccGTTTCCACCCAGACACAGACCCCTTCCGTAAGCCGATCGACAAGGTTCAGCCACCAAGAAAGTTCCAATCTGTCTTCTTCGTTG CAAAGTGGAAGCGCAAATAAAACACGGATATCCGGTGTCGGTGTGGACCTCCAGACGTCGCCGCCCTCTCCTTCGCCATCGACGAGGCGtcaccaccatcaccaccaccatcaccatAACAACAGGCACCACAGGCACCATGAAGTGCCCACGGCTCGCCGGCAGCACAATCACTCGCAGGATTCCGGGCGTTCCAGCGACAGTTCTGTCTCCCACAGTCGAACGTCCTTGGAATCGCCTGGTTACCGGTTGCTGGACTCTCCTCACCGACACCAGCACCATAGACCTGCCCAACAGGCGCCAGCCAACCAAGCACAATCCTCGCCCAGACAGCATAGCGGCACCCTGGAGGCCAGGGGTCACAAGAGCGGCACCCTGGAGAGCGTGAAGAACCAAAAGTCCGTGCCGCTGGGCGAGCCACCGCCATTAGGTTTATCGCTTTCCACTAGCACCCCTCTGTTCAAGAAGAAGACGTTCGTTGACTCGCAGCAACGCGAGGGTAGGACAGGCAATTTAGAATtggaaaagaataaaaatg GTAGGGAGAGTAGTAGAGGCTCCTACGGTCCGGAGCCGAGCACCTCACCATATCGCGACTCGTTGATGGAGTCTAGACTATTCAGGCAGGAGATGCCTCCATACCGTCCGCCAGAAGTTCAATTGAGTCATAGTTATAAATCGCAGGGTGAGAAGTATGGCTCCCTGGTGGAAAGTAGCAATCGTTATCATAGAGATAGGGACAGAGAGATACAtcatagagagagagtaaatAGTTTGGACAAGACGAACCCTTCAGCCTTTTATCCAAGTTCCATGCATTCGCGTAATATGAATAAGCAAGATAATACTGGTAGCATAGGGAGGAGGCATCATGGTTGCTCGGTGTCCTTGTCCGAGGCGAATGTCAGGGACATGTACGGGGCCATGTTGACCGAGAGAAACGAACCTTCGAAGAGCTTGGTCAGGGGCACCGCGGGTGTCCTCGGCGGCGCGTCCAAGCAGCGTAGCGTCGATGTCGGCGAGAGGGAGCGGGAGCGAGAAAAGGAGTTCAGAAGAAACACAGCGTGCAATAATTCGATTGATT GTGTGCAGCAGCCACTGGCCCGAAGCTACAGTTTTGTACAGCAACAGAAGCAGCAGCAGAAGATGCAGCAGATGCACCAACAGCAGTCTAGGAGAAGGGACCGGGACGACGACTCGATGCACGAGCGTTACCTGATCAGTCAGAGCCATGAACAGCCCAGGCAAAGGCTCAGTAGCAACACTAGCAGTAGCAATAGTAGTAACAGTAGCAGCAACAGCGCGGTCGGCGAAGAGACCGAAGGACTCACGGAGGTAGACGACaacaagaagaagagaagCAACGGCAACCCTAGTCCACCGCCGTCCTCGTTCTATAGGATCCCGTTGTCCGACGCCGATTACTTGTTGCCGCTTCAGCACTATATACTCCAGCAAGCGAAACTCTCAG TAGAGGAAGGTGATGATTCCTTGGACGAGGAGGGCGGAAGGGGCGAGGACATCGGCGGGAGGGCCGAGGACGACTCCGACGACCAGTTCGCGGACGACGAGGCAGCCAGCAACCAGGGCGACTCTTCCAGCCAGGAGTACCTCGAAGACCATTACGCAG ACTTGGGCAATTATGACACGGCCGGCTTGGCGACCTACTACAACACCGCGGACACGCTGACGAGGCCACAGGTGCGGCCACCGTCTCCTCCGAACACCACGGCGCAGACGGACACCAGGGACATCGTGACGGCGACGAGACAGGTGACGATTCCCACCTGCACGATCAGCACTCTGCCTACGATCGGCAGCGGAGTGGACAACATCGACACCGAGGAGGCCAGAAGAAACGACAGCGCCGGGGGTGGTGGCGACATCGAGAAGTACGCGCAAGACAATCTGAACCTGAACTGCGGCCGGCCGAAGGGTCTGAGGTTGTTGTTTCGGAAGAAGTTCAGCGTGCGGGACATCCTCAGCTGGTCAAAGGACCCGATCCCGCAGCCGATGCTGGTCGTGGTGGACGGTGAAAAGTTACTGAAGCGGGAGGCCTGCAACCTGTTCAGGCTGGTGCAAGTGTACATGGGTGATCGGAAGGCGAACGTCGGCATGACGCTGGACAGTGTAGCGATGGACATTGTAAATACCGCGTTCTCGAAGCCACCGTTGAGGGACGAGCTGTACGTCCAGATCTGCAGGCAGACCACCGAGAACCCGAGGAAGGACAGTCTCCGCAGAGGCTGGGAGCTGATGGCCGTCTGTCTGGCCTTCGTGCCTCCCAGCGCCACCTTCGAGCCCTACCTCGAGGGCTATATGAACAGACACCGGGATCCAAACTTCCAGTTCTCGGAGGTGGCCAAGTGGCCGATCCACGTGCAGGTCAGCCACTACGCCACGGTGGCTTGCAGGCGTCTTCAGCGGATAGGCGCCCACGGGAAACGACAGCCTCGTAAGGCGACCATAGAGGACATAGATCAAGCCAGG ATCCAGATCTTCCGGGCGTCCATGTTCGGGGCCACGCTGTCTGAAGTGATGGCGCTGCAAAGAGACAAATTCCCTACCCGAGAGTTACCATGGATACAAACCACCTTGACGAGGCAGGTGCTGACTCGCGGCGGCATTGTGACCGAGGGCATTTTCAGGGTGTCCGCGGACGCGGACGAAGTTAGCGCTTTGAAGGCTTGTCTGGATAGGTTCGAAGATAGCACGATCCTAGCGGCTTCCCAGGACGCGCACGCGCCTGCCTCTCTGTTGAAGCTATGGGTCCGCGAGCTCTATGAGCCGCTGATTCCCGACTCCTTCTACGCGGAGTGCGTGTCGATGAGACACGACGACCCTGATGTCTCGGCAGCCAACGTTGCTGCCCTAGTTGATAGGCTGCCTGATTTGAACCGTCGGGTCCTGTGCCATTTGATACGGTTTCTACAG ATCTTCGCTAGACACGAAGTGGTGGCCCGCACCAAGATGGACGCCAACAACCTGGCCATGGTGATGGCGCCGAACATTCTGCGATGCACCTCGCAAGATCCCCGCGTGATCTTGGAGAACGCACGGAAAGAGATGGCTTTTGTTCGTACTCTAATCGAGTCATTAGAAACTGCTTGGGTCGATGATCTTCACTGA